A genomic segment from Propionibacteriaceae bacterium ZF39 encodes:
- a CDS encoding DUF4191 domain-containing protein has translation MAENLTPKEAYRKALAEQKAAKREAKERRKRTPGGAGSGRFGQIAESFKMTAEYDKSLVPLTILAFALPLAIAIVIALLIKATVFTWIMTILTAVMLGFLLAMLLLVDRTKKATYKRFAGELGSAEVALQMLGNKWVHDPVIAATKHKDVVHRAVGPAGIVLVSEGDPNRARMLLTSEQRKHEKVISNVVIHSIQMGDKDGQVPLNKLHNYVKKLPKTLQPHQVTDVRNKLKAIDAVRPKVPIPKGPIPTSMKGMRKGMRGR, from the coding sequence ATGGCTGAAAACCTGACTCCCAAGGAGGCCTACCGCAAGGCCCTCGCCGAACAGAAGGCGGCCAAGCGGGAAGCCAAGGAACGACGCAAGCGCACCCCCGGCGGTGCCGGCTCCGGACGGTTCGGCCAGATCGCCGAATCGTTCAAAATGACGGCGGAATACGACAAGTCTCTCGTCCCGCTGACCATTCTTGCGTTCGCGCTCCCGCTGGCGATCGCGATTGTGATCGCGCTCCTGATCAAGGCCACGGTTTTCACCTGGATCATGACGATCCTGACCGCGGTGATGCTCGGGTTCCTGTTGGCCATGCTGCTGCTGGTGGACCGGACCAAGAAGGCGACCTACAAGCGCTTCGCCGGTGAGCTCGGGTCCGCCGAGGTGGCGTTGCAGATGCTCGGCAACAAGTGGGTCCACGATCCCGTGATCGCGGCCACGAAGCACAAGGATGTCGTCCACCGCGCCGTCGGTCCGGCCGGCATCGTGCTCGTCTCCGAGGGTGACCCCAATCGCGCGAGGATGCTGCTCACCAGCGAGCAGCGCAAACACGAGAAGGTCATCAGCAACGTCGTCATCCATTCGATCCAGATGGGCGACAAGGACGGTCAGGTCCCGCTCAACAAGCTCCACAACTATGTGAAGAAGCTGCCCAAGACGCTGCAGCCCCACCAGGTCACCGACGTCCGCAACAAGCTCAAGGCCATCGACGCCGTGCGGCCCAAGGTGCCGATCCCCAAGGGCCCCATCCCCACCTCGATGAAGGGGATGCGCAAGGGCATGCGAGGACGATAA
- a CDS encoding YciI family protein, protein MKFLVLLIGEGELPAWDTLTEEEQAAGLGKFEEFDAACRNRDGVSIVSGEALAPMTSATVVKTRGGKTTLTEGPYAEAVEGLGGFFLIEAPDLDVLTELLTILPAYDMQIVPAVDQV, encoded by the coding sequence ATGAAGTTTCTCGTGTTGTTGATCGGAGAAGGCGAGCTTCCTGCGTGGGACACGCTCACAGAGGAGGAGCAGGCCGCGGGCCTGGGGAAGTTCGAGGAGTTCGACGCTGCGTGCCGGAATCGCGACGGCGTGAGCATCGTCTCCGGTGAGGCACTGGCGCCCATGACCAGCGCCACCGTCGTGAAGACCCGCGGCGGGAAGACCACGCTGACCGAGGGCCCCTATGCCGAAGCGGTGGAAGGTCTCGGAGGCTTCTTCCTCATCGAGGCACCCGACCTCGATGTGCTCACCGAGTTGCTGACCATCCTGCCGGCGTACGACATGCAGATCGTCCCGGCGGTGGACCAGGTCTGA
- a CDS encoding DUF6596 domain-containing protein codes for MRPAAVLDEVWREDWGRLLGQLMSRFRRADLVEDALAEAFAQAAEQWGRVGVPENPPAWLREVARRRILDALRREATAASKSPLLAAGLAWAAEAATPLPGADVDERLALLFMATHPALAEDVRPALALRFVLGVPTSEIAALFLVPTPTMAARLTRAKARLASAGIPFAVPDLDRWPERVDEVARAIYLAFTSGYAPVGGQEVVRLRVAGEAVRLAVLASELLPGSPVLEALTALLQLQHARRDARSDRGRLILLADQDRSLWHADEIEAGVARLAALSPGSGYAEELRLQALIAAFHSTAGTAEATDWHALARTYARLEALTGSPIVRLNRAVAVAEYAGPAAGLALLAEVAKQLPGHHRVALVRAELLRREDDVVGAVSAYRIALELCPSGTERDHIIARLAELERA; via the coding sequence ATGCGCCCAGCTGCGGTCCTCGACGAGGTCTGGCGGGAGGACTGGGGACGGCTGCTCGGTCAGCTGATGTCCCGGTTCCGTCGCGCGGACCTCGTCGAGGACGCACTCGCGGAGGCCTTCGCGCAGGCGGCCGAGCAGTGGGGGCGGGTGGGCGTACCAGAGAATCCGCCCGCCTGGCTCCGCGAAGTCGCCCGGCGTCGCATCCTCGATGCCCTGCGCCGCGAGGCGACCGCCGCCTCGAAATCCCCACTCCTCGCCGCCGGCCTGGCCTGGGCGGCCGAGGCGGCGACGCCCCTCCCGGGCGCCGACGTCGACGAGCGATTGGCGCTGTTGTTCATGGCGACCCATCCGGCGTTGGCGGAGGACGTCCGGCCGGCGTTGGCGCTGCGGTTCGTGCTGGGCGTACCCACCAGCGAAATCGCCGCCCTCTTCCTCGTCCCCACCCCCACGATGGCCGCCCGCCTCACCCGTGCGAAGGCCCGGCTCGCGTCGGCCGGCATTCCGTTCGCCGTGCCCGATCTCGACCGCTGGCCCGAACGCGTCGACGAAGTCGCGCGGGCGATCTATCTGGCGTTCACCTCCGGGTACGCCCCGGTCGGCGGGCAGGAGGTCGTCCGCCTCCGGGTCGCCGGCGAGGCGGTGCGGCTGGCCGTGCTGGCGAGTGAGCTTCTGCCGGGGTCACCGGTCCTGGAGGCGCTGACTGCCTTGCTGCAACTGCAGCACGCGCGCCGGGATGCGCGCAGCGACAGGGGCAGGCTCATCCTCCTTGCCGACCAGGATCGCTCGCTCTGGCACGCGGACGAGATCGAGGCGGGGGTCGCTCGGCTGGCGGCGCTGTCCCCCGGTTCCGGGTATGCCGAGGAACTGCGTCTCCAGGCCCTCATCGCGGCGTTCCATTCGACCGCAGGGACGGCAGAGGCGACGGATTGGCATGCGCTGGCGCGGACCTATGCCCGCTTGGAGGCGCTCACCGGGTCTCCGATCGTGCGGCTCAATCGGGCGGTCGCCGTTGCAGAGTACGCCGGCCCCGCCGCCGGTCTCGCACTCCTGGCCGAGGTCGCCAAGCAACTCCCCGGCCACCACCGCGTCGCCCTGGTCCGGGCCGAACTCCTGCGCCGCGAGGACGATGTGGTGGGCGCGGTCTCGGCGTACCGGATCGCGCTGGAACTCTGCCCCTCCGGCACCGAGCGCGATCACATCATCGCCCGCCTCGCGGAGCTCGAAAGGGCATAA
- a CDS encoding DMT family transporter gives MLVVMVLGVIAGAALPLQTNVNTRLRQSVGSPFLATFLSFLIGTATLLVATLAMDGRLPGPSAAAGRPWWLWIGGIFGVIVLTANLFMFPRLGAVQTAVLPVTGQVLMGLLIDHFGWFRAAPVHLGPTRALGGLLVLVGVFGAIGVADRVFGRAGGAPTGSSHGAGAWLWRLVGIGGGALLASQTAINGRLGVALDSAVAAALVSFAVGVVALLAILLATRTPWQMRRVDERRNPWWMWIGGVLGAAFVFANALLQPILGTGLTVMLILLGMMLGSLAIDALGLLGARRKKVTMFQALGLLLMIGGVALIRLV, from the coding sequence GTGTTGGTTGTCATGGTCTTGGGCGTGATCGCCGGGGCGGCTCTGCCCCTGCAGACCAATGTCAACACCCGACTGCGCCAGTCGGTGGGGTCGCCTTTCCTGGCGACGTTTCTGTCGTTCCTGATCGGCACGGCGACATTGCTGGTGGCGACCCTGGCCATGGATGGGCGGCTGCCGGGTCCGTCGGCCGCGGCGGGTAGGCCCTGGTGGCTCTGGATCGGCGGCATCTTCGGGGTCATCGTGCTCACGGCCAACCTGTTCATGTTTCCCCGCCTGGGCGCGGTCCAGACCGCGGTGCTGCCCGTCACGGGCCAGGTCCTCATGGGTCTGCTCATCGACCACTTCGGCTGGTTCCGGGCGGCGCCGGTGCACCTGGGACCGACGCGTGCGCTCGGGGGCCTGCTGGTTTTGGTGGGCGTGTTCGGCGCCATCGGTGTGGCTGACCGGGTGTTCGGTCGCGCGGGTGGCGCCCCGACCGGCTCCAGTCACGGTGCCGGAGCCTGGTTGTGGCGCCTGGTGGGCATCGGTGGTGGCGCCCTGCTCGCCTCCCAAACCGCCATCAACGGTCGGCTCGGTGTTGCGCTCGATTCGGCCGTCGCGGCCGCCCTGGTCTCGTTCGCCGTGGGAGTCGTTGCGCTCCTCGCGATCCTGCTCGCCACGCGTACGCCCTGGCAGATGCGCCGAGTCGACGAGCGCCGGAACCCCTGGTGGATGTGGATCGGCGGCGTGCTCGGCGCGGCGTTCGTGTTCGCCAACGCGCTGCTCCAGCCCATTCTCGGGACGGGTCTCACCGTCATGCTCATCCTGCTCGGAATGATGCTCGGCAGCCTGGCCATCGATGCACTGGGTCTGCTGGGAGCCCGCCGCAAGAAGGTCACCATGTTCCAGGCACTCGGCCTGCTGCTCATGATCGGCGGCGTCGCGCTGATCCGACTCGTGTGA